The genomic interval acattacttgtcggaaattaataataacgctgtgggccgtgggtagagattggggacattggcttaaactataaatttaccatattttttttttatcaattcctGCAGTGTCTTGCCTTGTGTGTCCAGTGCCCACTGTGTGCACTGGTGATAACTGGTGTGCTGTCTGTTACTTTCattctgtctatttatcctagtcttgttaagtttggttacgttaggtcaaaTTTGGTTGTTAGGTTGTTTGTTTCATTAGGATAtgttgttagattaggttaagttagtttggttaggttagggtgggtcaggttgggttaggtggtGGTGCGTGACAGCCGGCTGGTGGCCAGGGTGGCCAGTGACCAGACCTCTGGGGGAATAGTGGCCAAGGGGGCAACAGCTTGGGGGGACTGGTAACCAAGGGGGCGGTGGCCAATCCTTTCTGGGGAAACACGGTCAgttgttgctgtgttgtttGTGAAGACCAAGCTGTTTTGTTCTGGCACATTTAggtctgttttgtattaatctgCTTGTTTTTATCATAATCATTAGTTTCTGAGGAGATGGGGGCTTGGGTCACTGCCACCCTGGCTGCCAGCTGGCTATCACACACCACTGCCTAACCCAACATGACCAGACTAACCTCTAGTCAGCCAAACTctccttcatcaatagaaagtgtcaaaacctttccgGATCCAACTctcctaggttaggttaggttatggtagggtagggtagggttgacacacacacacacacacacacacacacacacacacacacacacacacacacacacacacacacacacacacacacacacacacacacacacactacttagtgtagtggttagcacgcttggctcacaaccaagaaggcccgggttcaaaTCCTAGGAGTGGCGAGGCAAATGGCCGAGCCTCTttatgtgtagcccctgttcacctagcagcaaataGGTACAAGATGTAACCctaggggttgtgacctcgctgtcccagtgtgtggtgtgtaagtggtgtCAGTCCTACCCAGATATCGGTCATTATGAgttctgagctctttctgtagggtaacggctggctaggtgaccagcagacaagtgtaggtgaatcacacacacacacacacacacacacacacacacacacacacacacacacacacacacacacacacacacacacacacacacaccctgcttccatacacacccacacctttgcctggaatcatgccaagtctgtacTGCAGCCAGCCAAACACTCCCTTGTCATCATAAAGTGTTAAAACCTTTCCTGATTTAACTCCCCTCTTGACTTGTGGCACCTTGTCAAAAACACCTCCAATATCTTGACttgttcatcttttcctctatttcagcCTGCCAACACCCCTGCCCCCTCATCCATCTCTGaggctgaactcttcactcaaatctTGAAttgttcatctttccctcctttatttcagcttgCCAGCATCCCTGCCCCATCATCCATCTCTGAAGCTGAGTCAgttgacagtggtgttcctcagggtgcTGTcttgtcacctactctctctctctctctctctctctctctctctctctctctctctctctctctctctctctctctctctctctctctctctctctctctctctctctctctctctctctctctctctctctctctctctctctctctctctctctctctctctctctctctctctctctctctctctctctctctctctctctcacagcaccAAGTTTCCTTTCAGACCACATTGTCGCTGCTGTGGCAGATGGATGGTCGCTGTTCTGTTCTCCTTCTCCAGTTTGTTGACAGTTGTATTTAAAGAAAAACCAGATTTAAAAAATAACCTAAATCACTGGgtttttttgggttttattgtttttttggagATTTTATTGGGTCTTgggttttacttatttttgtttatccctcatttttatatgtaaatcagtttaaaagaagcaattaaaaagtaatctagattGAAACAAAAGGTATGAAGTGTTATCtgaagaacagacacttgttGAGGTCATATTGATATAGGTTGGTCTGGTTGggcaaagcctgtgttaacttgtactgtacaggaaatgaacaggtcaggcttgactacttttacattttttatgtatatgtacaaaTGGCTCCCTACTTGAAGCAGCCTTCCTACCCATATTTTTAGGTAAAGCCACATGTCAGCTCCTGGAATTTTAATGGGTAAATATCAAAGGCCAGAAGTTGTGACATGTCAATTAAGTCACATCTTTGTGAACCCCACTCCATGTCTGTCTAcccatccccactccctccttgtttctacatttctcataccccctccctatctcctccaTTTAAGCCCCACTGCcaccccccccatctctctctctctctctctctctctctctctctctctctctctctctctctctctctctctctctctctctctctctctctctctctctctctctctctctctctctctctctctctctctctctctctctctctctctctctctctctctctctctctctctctctctctctctctctctctctctctctctctctctcaggaagttAACAAGGatagctaaggacaattatgaatcaaaggtagccagccaggcgaagacggaccccaagggattttatcaggtatacaggacgaagaataaggatactgtaggtccattaaaggcagcagatggggagctggttagttctggggaggagattagtaaacttctgaatgattattttttaactgtcttcacccaggaaaacatgcaggatatgccagatagtgaacaggtgtttagagtagatgagaatgagaagctgacagatatttccataactagggagatagtggaacaggagatagataggctaaaaagttcaagtcaccaggacttgatgaaatatatcccagagtacttaaggaatgtaaagagattattagtgagccgttagtttctgtctttaggaaatcactggagttgggtgaggtaccagtaatatggaggcaggctaatgtagtacccatctttaagaaaggagataaaactttagcgtctaattatagacctgtcagcttaacttcagctgtaggtaaaatgttagagtcaataatagcgaggaacattagggaacatttagacaaacatatcttgataaatcagtcacagcatggctttacgaaggggaagtcttgcctgacaaacttgttaagtttttacagtaaggtgtacgaggcagtagataatggtgatagttatgatatcttatatctggactttagtaaagcatttgacaaggtaccccatcaaaggctcctgagaaaggttagggcacacgggatagatgggaaggtgttaggctggatagggtcatggcttggtaacaggcaacagagagtggtaataaacggctcgaaatccgagtggggtcatgtaattagtggggtgccacagggatcagtattagggccattgttatttctaatgtatatcaatgacttggatagtggaattagtagtgatgttagtaaatttgcggatgacacaaagataggtagattaattaggtcagaatcggatgccatcgccttgcaggcagacttagatagaatgaatgaatggacagatagatggcaaatgcaatttaatatcaataaatgcaaagtgctagcgtaggtagaggaaacccacacaataggtacacattaaacaaccaaactctggtaggtacagggtacgagaaagatttaggagttatagttagctctgaactccgtctagggaaataatgcatagaagccagaaacaaggcaaatagggtactaggattcatttttaggagtgttaaaagtagaaggctgggagtaatattaaagttatacttggcgctggtcagacctcatctagactacacggtgcagttctggtccccacattacaggaaagatataggtctattagaatcagtacagaggagaatgactaaaaggatacaggggatgaggagtatttcttacgagacgaggttgaagctgttaaatttacattctttagagagacgtaggttaagaggggacctgatagaagtctttaagtggtataagggttataacaagggagatgtaagcaaaattcttaggatcagcaaccagggtagaacaagaaataacgggttcgagcttgaaaaatttaggtttaggaaggagataggaaaaaattggttctcaaatagagtggtagatgagtggaacggactcagtaatcatgtagttagtgctaggacactagagagctttaagagaagattagacaagtttatggatggggatagcagatggaaataggtaggtgtgtttcatacagggactgccacgtgtaagcctggtcgcttcttgcagcttcccttatttcttatgttcttatgttctctctctcttctctctctctctctctctctctctctctctctctctctctctctctctctctctctctctctctctctctctctctctcctctctctcatctctctctctctctctctctctctctctctctctctctctctctctctctctctcactgtatgtatgcatttatgAAGGAGGTATGAGAAGCATggtggatggggagagggacaggaattgggatgtggagggggagaggaagaaggcaggccCAAGGTTCATGTTAAAGGCAGCTCTTGCTAATGACAGctgccacaaaaaaaagatgacaggtGTTGCTTTTTGTTAGGAATATAGATAGGAAAAGtgcttcatcaagtagggagccatctctcctctctctctctctctctctctctctctcctctctctctcactctctctctctctctctctctctctctctctctctctctctctctctctctctctctctctctctctctctctctctctctctctctctctctctctatatatatatactttatcaATGTGATATAAGACtaaatttttatatgtaaaatattaaaaagatccacttaagcttttttttccgtGAGTGTTTCTAATGTCAACCCTTCTTTATTGTATTCTTCAAATATCTCCATTGTCATTGTTTCGCTTATTGTAtctcttgtgtgtgtatatgtatgtactgGATCAGAAGCCTGGTGCACATCAACTCCACCTGCATCATGGCAGAGAAAATGGCCCTCATCCTACTGGACTACCTCTTCATCAAGGACATGCTGGCCACCTCAAACCTCTCCAGCACAAGTGAGTGTTTGCCATCAttcttattcactcattcatttgttATTCTAGGGGCCAACAGGGCTGagagtgtgaatggtgtgtATGTGAAAGTTCTGTTGTCAtcactcattcttttccttccatgcaACACTTTCTTCAATGTGTCTCTATGTCCTGCATCACTACTAAGTGCCCCTCACTCCCCAGGCTGGTGGAAGGAGCAGCAGCTGAATCCCCTCATGATGTTCGGCATCAGGTGTTATCAACAATACAAATTCAACATGAATTTGAAACTGTGGCATAAGATTTGTCAGAGCATGGACTCCACCTGGAAGTGGCACATCTGAAGCATGGTGATCCAGCCCAAGCATTGGGTgagggggacagagagagagagagagagagagagagagagagagagagagagagagagagagagagagagagagagagagagaatttcttcaCTGGCACAATatggatggacagacagagcactacaacaaacagacatacagatagacagtactgcaacagagagagagagagagagagagagagagagagagagagagagagagagagagagagagagagagagagagagagagagagagagagagagagagagagagagagagagcactacaacagacagacagataaacaaagatGGGACtgcaacaaagaaacaaacagacagcacTACAACAAAGAGAGGCAGATTTAATagcaccatgagagagagagagagagagagagagagagagagagagagagagagagagagagagagagagagagagagagagagagagagggaatggattAATAGGTATACTTAGctcttttattccatttatttaccAGACAAGGGATCAGTAGATTACAGAGAAACTTGCTTatttacaatgtttttttttcataatttatagGTTAGGAAAATGCATTAGCTGCAGTTAAGGTGTAGTTGTGTAGCCAAAATCATATAGTGTCATGTTGTTTGTATtagtttgtattattatttatacatggaagagaaaagagcaGAAATTTTATGTATTAGGTGTTATATGTGGAGGAGGGTAGGAGCAGAAGAGCTTAAATTCTCAGCACTAGTGTTAGCTTGTGTGTGATGTATGTTCCCACTCTGGCAGCaggcacctcacctcaccagtGTGCAAGGACTTGACTGTTACTGAGGACATCGCCTTCAACTTTGACTCCCTGCAGGACTCCAATCTTGACCTCAGTGATGTGAAGGCAAGTTATGGACACTCCTAAATACTTAATTTCCTGGGCTGTTATGGTGACAATTGCTAGTTCTTGTCAGATATCAGATGTTCTGTGTTCTTACCAGGAcgcaggaaagggaaggacagCTGGAAAAATCATGAGAAGCACTATATTTGCTGTATAGTAGGAAATCATCTGTATTTTATCAagacattttatttttgaaaGTGACAATTCTACATACTATCTATCTTTCAGATACAACAAGCTAAGGTAAAATGACAACCTAGCATCAGAATTAACAAATATTTTTCCCTAATGCAATATTTTATCAGTTCTGAGATTTATACACATCCTGAAGGGAAACTTGCACTCTCAACAGGCctatttcttgctctttttgttTAGCCAGTCCTccaattacagaaaaaaaaaaagtaacccaACACACACCTGACCTGTCTCTTCCTTACAGGTCATCACTCAATCCCCccacagcacagataaatttagtttcagAGTGACTccgtagttgtagccagatggtggaaaactcggaagattcaagagtgtgggcatgagagcaggttaagttgttgcactcatagatgcaacatccatcttgagattgaaaatgaggataaagaaagtaggagggaacagaaaaggagctactgtcagttgcctcagacacctgtatttcagtgagaaaagaagatgaagtttagtagaggagaggtggtgttctacagattgaaaactagatctGAGGCCATGAATTTTGCAgaggttaatgaagaaaaagttaatgggggtgtcaagacacttgtgGTCAATATCAGAAGATCAATctgatctggggacatttgtggttccctccccagatgggggtccgaggctggtataggagtgGCCATATTTAATtcagaattttgagtgaagggtgtgtgtgtgtaattaggtgcatgtagttttgtgtaaaggaagagagttgtctttagagggcaggctgtgactgcccctttgtgttgtgaaacaAGGCCATTAAAAGTGAGCAAAGGAAAGAGAACCAACTATAGAAACAAAACCAAATAGATATAGGAAAACCATTCAAAACTTgtagaaaatcattaaaaacCAGTAGAAAAACTATTAAAAATCCAGTagaaaactattaaaaataaatagggaAACCAATCAAACCTCAATTACAAGGCATAACATTTACTAACTATGCAATTGGCCAACAgatgagaggatgaaggagagcaTCAGAGCAAAGTGCAAGCAACACCTTGACCACACCTCTTAAGAAGCTGAAGGAATacatcaacaagaacaaggacaagaagaaaccCATGAAAGTTGACACTGGCAATGCTGGGTGGGTGATggcctggtggtggtagtggtggtgattgggactgtgtggttttgtgtgtttttgtgttttgggtgtgttttttgttgtgttttgattGATTTCTGTGTGTTACTTGTTTTGGTTTCttgtgttttgatttatttttttgtttttgtgtgttggggttaatttctttgtgtgtctttgtgtgttttataagtTAGAGTCTTTATATACAAGTTAGTGTTATATACAAGATAGTTTTTGTACACAAGTtagtttttgtatgtaacttTAACTTATATATAAAGAtagtcttatttctttcctatatACAAGTtagtaattttgtgtgtgtgtacacacaaaGCATCCACACTCACACCACCAACCACACCCCACCATTTGACCCTAACAGGAAGAAGGGCAGCAGGggagtgtgtgtttgagagagggagggtgtctactactactactactactactactactactactactactagcacacTGTACGTAcatgtatagaaaaaaacaaacagctcCTGCAGGAATTGAGGAAGTTAACACCAGTGGTAACCAAACTGATATTTTATGGGAAAAAAGAGCTTCACACTGTTATGGGCTTCTGAGAttgctgccttttttttttttaagggaagtAACTCTGTAGCTGACTGTTGGATTAGACTTGTGTGTTGAAGATTGTGTCAGACCTCCAAATTTGTCACTATCCTTTAATAACAAAAGTGATCAATTAGGGTGCAGCATTAAATTTGGTGTCAAAGAGGTGGCCTCCTGCATAAGTGTATCATGATGTAACTCCATAGGCTGTGCCCCATAGTTACCTTCCATGTCTGGAAAGGTGATATTTGCCACTGACAGCATTACTGTGAATTTACATAGTTACTTTTATCTAG from Scylla paramamosain isolate STU-SP2022 chromosome 6, ASM3559412v1, whole genome shotgun sequence carries:
- the LOC135101338 gene encoding protein BANP-like; amino-acid sequence: MYWIRSLVHINSTCIMAEKMALILLDYLFIKDMLATSNLSSTSWWKEQQLNPLMMFGIRCYQQYKFNMNLKLWHKICQSMDSTWKWHI